A stretch of the Flavobacterium sp. 5 genome encodes the following:
- a CDS encoding GAF domain-containing protein, whose amino-acid sequence MDNTAFTNSPFKTLISFHKLIENLEEIAKSNVDYRSNYAKALLKEIEAFPEFRNGIDDLNFIKKHEELIHNLLADLFPTPLTHNEIKAVSVPFQNVTFNYSERFKKILQNAGMTFDMEIRDFEEDQFYILNCILILNVFYGQNFDFNRPLFYDIPNAKGVMFHYRILYNADFVEIIPIQNAPEITPEDINLLMNNYDNINLWKEKFPRESWLLKGFGIVSLFDVTRESAVSNLKSNLLKAKSAQSQSNISFESIFKSIFKIPDLRIGFILYDEEEEKFTIPPYGDKLSHSYILSGIGEMDCKNTMYGHCLKTILEEKKNIIISDVEQFSKIPENEKLGYHLLQQDIRSCIFAPVIKDNTILGIIELVSSHPKDLNSINAINLDLFLPYLVDNLESYKIDKENQIEAIIQREYTAIHSSVYWKFKREALKYFQSNSPTKDYIFKEIIFKEVYPLYGQIDIKGSSEHRNKTVKEDLKNQLNTLIDLFESQKTNESFVLLEQRIFELQSFNNELDLSLKADTEQQIQNYIETEIHPILKNTTMDVEHDIVKQNYFESLDEKTGMFYHSRKKFDNTMSIINKKLAAILDQKQIEAQLIYPHYYERFKTDGVEHNLYIGESIAPTKPFDNLFLNNLRLWQLQTLCEMELEHHQLKETLPYELDVTSLILVFSSPISIRFRMDEKRFDVDGTYNARYEVVKKRIDKATIKGTKERITQKEKITIVYSHNSEQNEYLKYIKYLQFKKILEPTIEQFEVEELQGVSGLRAIRVKVMNTNLTNYTPNNTYQDLLNEQN is encoded by the coding sequence ATGGATAATACTGCATTTACAAATAGTCCTTTTAAAACTCTAATTTCTTTCCATAAATTGATTGAAAATCTTGAGGAAATTGCTAAATCCAATGTAGATTATCGTTCTAATTATGCCAAAGCTTTATTAAAAGAAATTGAAGCTTTTCCTGAATTCAGAAATGGAATTGACGATTTAAATTTTATAAAAAAACACGAAGAACTCATTCACAATTTACTAGCAGACCTCTTCCCTACTCCATTAACCCATAATGAGATTAAAGCAGTTAGTGTTCCATTTCAAAATGTAACTTTTAATTATTCGGAAAGGTTTAAAAAAATTCTTCAAAATGCAGGAATGACTTTTGATATGGAAATACGTGATTTTGAAGAAGATCAATTTTACATTCTGAATTGCATTTTAATTTTAAATGTATTTTATGGTCAGAATTTTGATTTCAACAGACCATTATTCTACGATATTCCAAATGCTAAAGGCGTTATGTTTCATTATCGAATTTTGTATAATGCTGATTTTGTAGAAATTATTCCCATTCAAAATGCACCTGAAATTACGCCAGAAGACATTAATCTGTTAATGAATAACTATGATAATATTAATCTTTGGAAAGAAAAATTCCCCCGCGAAAGCTGGTTATTAAAAGGATTTGGAATAGTAAGTCTTTTTGATGTTACTCGAGAAAGTGCCGTATCTAATTTAAAAAGTAATCTTTTAAAAGCAAAATCGGCACAATCACAATCAAATATCAGTTTTGAATCTATTTTTAAATCCATTTTTAAAATCCCCGATTTAAGAATTGGTTTTATTTTATACGATGAGGAAGAAGAAAAATTTACAATTCCGCCTTATGGTGATAAATTGTCCCATAGTTATATCTTGAGTGGTATTGGGGAAATGGATTGCAAAAACACTATGTATGGTCATTGTCTTAAAACTATTTTAGAAGAGAAAAAAAATATCATAATCTCTGATGTTGAACAATTTTCAAAAATTCCAGAAAATGAAAAACTAGGTTATCATTTATTACAACAAGACATACGAAGCTGTATTTTTGCACCTGTTATTAAAGACAACACTATTCTTGGAATTATCGAATTGGTTTCTTCACATCCAAAAGATCTAAACAGTATCAATGCTATCAATTTAGATTTATTTTTGCCTTATCTGGTTGATAACTTAGAGAGCTACAAAATCGATAAAGAAAACCAAATCGAAGCTATTATTCAACGGGAGTATACAGCCATACATTCCAGCGTTTATTGGAAATTTAAAAGAGAAGCGCTCAAATATTTTCAATCTAACTCACCCACTAAAGATTATATTTTTAAAGAAATCATATTCAAAGAAGTATATCCTTTGTATGGACAAATAGATATAAAAGGCTCTTCAGAACATCGAAATAAAACGGTAAAAGAAGATTTAAAAAATCAATTAAACACTCTTATAGATCTCTTTGAAAGCCAAAAAACAAATGAAAGTTTCGTTTTATTGGAACAACGAATATTTGAATTGCAATCGTTTAACAATGAACTCGATTTATCATTAAAAGCAGATACAGAACAGCAAATTCAGAATTATATTGAAACCGAAATTCATCCCATCCTAAAAAATACAACAATGGATGTCGAGCATGATATTGTAAAACAAAACTATTTTGAAAGCCTAGACGAAAAAACTGGAATGTTTTATCATTCCAGAAAGAAATTCGATAATACTATGTCGATTATCAATAAAAAGTTAGCTGCTATTTTGGACCAAAAACAAATAGAAGCCCAATTAATTTATCCACATTACTATGAACGTTTTAAAACCGATGGTGTAGAACACAACCTCTACATTGGCGAATCTATTGCCCCCACAAAACCATTTGATAATCTATTTTTGAATAATTTAAGATTGTGGCAGCTGCAGACATTGTGCGAAATGGAACTGGAACACCATCAGTTAAAAGAAACTTTACCGTACGAACTCGATGTAACTTCCTTGATTTTGGTATTCAGTTCTCCAATTTCAATCCGTTTTAGAATGGATGAAAAACGCTTTGATGTAGATGGAACATACAATGCACGTTATGAAGTTGTAAAAAAGCGTATCGATAAAGCGACGATAAAAGGAACAAAAGAAAGAATTACTCAAAAGGAGAAAATCACTATTGTCTACTCTCATAATTCTGAGCAAAACGAATATTTGAAATACATCAAATACCTTCAATTCAAAAAAATATTAGAGCCAACAATCGAACAATTTGAAGTTGAAGAACTTCAGGGCGTATCTGGATTAAGAGCCATTCGGGTAAAAGTAATGAATACTAATCTAACTAATTACACTCCAAACAACACATACCAAGATTTGTTGAACGAACAAAATTAA
- a CDS encoding FAD-binding oxidoreductase — MTDKAIQELIRELSGYVLQPGDLEYEDVIRIDNGRIQFRPRLIIFPAVIEDVKIGLKFAITNNFPFSIKGGGHSAAGYCLNEGGVVIAMKNLNSITFDQKKETVTAQMGVIWYDVYKFMQATNTGLVPVGGGCPTVAPPGFMLGGGYSFVSRSYGMSIDNLESLKIVTPDGELRHIGVKSTAAEDIDLFWACCGGGGGNFGIVVEMEMRVRKPMSKKMLVGQIRYPLEMAEDVLGYYNDWVETVPNEMAVYGFMGNQKDLIDKTTNVKVLGLTPVFNGDGAEGIDLLQGLLKLKPINADLFNMTLPDWEFYNGNTTRVAGRSSYIRSTVLPKGGMNNNVAKVIIDSMSKAPSPDSFAVWTHAGGAIENVASDATAYVHRNTRFVPEIKAIWDLDKPGDTLKNVEWAYEFFERLSDAGNSTGAYVNYIDPLQHNWTEQYYGSNYKRLLDIKKRVDPNNYFNFQQSIGSTFNPTKELTDISPINRTRV, encoded by the coding sequence ATGACAGATAAAGCAATTCAGGAATTAATCAGGGAATTAAGCGGTTATGTACTGCAGCCTGGAGATTTAGAATATGAAGATGTTATACGTATCGATAACGGACGGATACAGTTCAGACCTCGTTTAATAATCTTCCCGGCAGTCATTGAAGATGTAAAAATTGGACTAAAGTTTGCCATTACAAATAATTTCCCCTTTTCGATAAAAGGCGGAGGTCACAGTGCTGCTGGTTATTGTCTTAATGAAGGTGGGGTAGTTATTGCTATGAAAAATTTAAACAGTATTACTTTTGATCAAAAGAAAGAAACTGTCACAGCCCAAATGGGTGTCATTTGGTATGATGTCTATAAATTTATGCAAGCTACAAATACGGGACTTGTTCCTGTTGGCGGCGGCTGTCCTACTGTTGCACCTCCTGGTTTTATGCTTGGTGGCGGGTACAGTTTTGTTTCCCGATCATACGGAATGAGCATCGACAATCTGGAAAGTTTAAAAATCGTTACTCCAGATGGTGAATTAAGACATATAGGTGTAAAAAGTACTGCAGCCGAAGACATAGACTTATTTTGGGCCTGCTGTGGTGGTGGTGGTGGGAATTTTGGTATTGTAGTAGAAATGGAAATGCGGGTTCGTAAACCAATGAGCAAAAAAATGCTGGTTGGACAAATTCGATATCCGTTAGAAATGGCCGAAGATGTCTTAGGCTATTACAATGATTGGGTCGAAACAGTACCAAACGAAATGGCTGTATATGGTTTTATGGGAAATCAAAAAGACCTAATCGATAAAACGACTAATGTAAAAGTTTTAGGGTTAACTCCTGTTTTTAATGGAGATGGTGCCGAAGGTATTGATCTACTGCAAGGACTTTTAAAACTAAAACCAATTAATGCCGATTTATTTAATATGACACTTCCAGATTGGGAGTTTTATAATGGCAACACGACCAGAGTAGCAGGCAGGAGTTCTTACATTCGGTCTACAGTACTCCCAAAAGGCGGAATGAATAATAATGTGGCCAAAGTTATTATCGACTCTATGAGTAAAGCCCCATCTCCAGACAGTTTTGCAGTTTGGACACATGCGGGCGGTGCGATAGAAAATGTCGCTTCGGATGCTACAGCTTATGTACATAGAAACACTCGATTTGTTCCCGAAATAAAAGCAATATGGGATTTAGACAAACCGGGTGATACACTTAAAAATGTTGAGTGGGCTTACGAATTTTTCGAAAGATTATCAGATGCTGGTAATTCAACTGGAGCTTATGTCAATTATATTGATCCTTTACAGCATAATTGGACAGAACAATATTACGGAAGCAATTATAAACGTCTTTTAGATATTAAAAAGAGGGTAGATCCAAATAACTACTTTAACTTTCAGCAAAGTATTGGTTCTACATTCAATCCAACAAAAGAACTTACAGATATCAGTCCGATAAACAGAACAAGAGTGTAA
- a CDS encoding Pycsar system effector family protein: protein MNLVQQSEDLVSNLLKDKLSNLYSYHNLNHTLNVVAAVNKLCIKENVEDIGKEMLLVAAWFHDVGYINGAEDHESESVKITVDFLKEKDQSDEFIAGVSKLIMATSKFYVPQTQLEKIIKDADFVHITSLEYTSTCELLRFELKNTMNLSFDSLEWAKENLNFLMNKHQFYTDYALKKWQPLKEKNIEMVQKKLNKQELKKAKEIENEEKKKYKEDKPERGIDTLFRVTLGNHTRLSGIADSKANILLSVNAIIISIALSTLIPKLDSPKNVHLVYPTFIMLMFSVITIIFAILSTRPKVTKGTFTKQDIHDRKANLLFFGNFYNMSFEDYQWAMNEMMKDREYLYNSLIKDLYFLGIVLEKKYRLLRIAYNIFMIGIVLSVIAFVIAFKTISI from the coding sequence ATGAATCTAGTACAACAATCAGAAGATTTGGTCAGTAATTTACTCAAAGATAAACTTTCTAATTTATATTCTTACCATAATTTAAATCATACTCTTAATGTAGTTGCTGCAGTTAACAAACTTTGCATCAAGGAAAATGTTGAAGATATAGGGAAAGAAATGCTTTTGGTAGCAGCTTGGTTTCATGATGTTGGTTATATTAACGGGGCAGAAGATCATGAAAGTGAGAGTGTAAAGATTACTGTTGATTTTTTAAAAGAAAAAGATCAATCGGATGAGTTTATAGCAGGAGTATCAAAACTTATTATGGCTACTTCCAAATTTTATGTTCCTCAAACCCAATTGGAGAAGATAATAAAAGATGCTGATTTTGTTCATATTACAAGTTTGGAATATACTTCGACTTGTGAATTATTGCGTTTTGAGTTAAAAAACACAATGAATCTTTCTTTCGATAGTCTAGAATGGGCAAAAGAGAATCTTAATTTTTTAATGAATAAGCATCAATTTTATACGGATTATGCTTTAAAAAAATGGCAGCCTCTAAAAGAGAAAAATATAGAAATGGTTCAAAAAAAACTAAATAAGCAAGAATTGAAAAAAGCTAAAGAAATCGAAAATGAAGAAAAAAAGAAATATAAAGAAGATAAACCAGAACGTGGTATTGATACTTTATTTAGAGTTACTTTGGGCAATCATACGCGTTTGAGTGGTATAGCTGATAGTAAAGCGAATATTTTACTCTCGGTAAATGCTATTATTATTTCGATTGCACTTTCTACGTTGATTCCAAAATTAGATAGCCCAAAGAATGTGCATTTGGTTTATCCGACGTTCATTATGTTGATGTTTAGTGTTATTACGATTATTTTTGCTATCCTTTCTACAAGACCAAAAGTAACCAAAGGAACTTTTACCAAACAAGATATTCATGATAGAAAAGCTAATCTGCTGTTCTTTGGTAATTTTTATAATATGTCTTTTGAAGATTACCAATGGGCAATGAACGAGATGATGAAAGACAGAGAATATCTCTATAATTCATTGATTAAAGATTTATATTTCTTAGGAATTGTACTCGAGAAAAAGTACCGATTATTGCGAATTGCCTATAATATTTTTATGATTGGAATAGTCTTGTCAGTTATTGCTTTTGTGATAGCTTTTAAGACGATTAGTATTTAA